From a single Couchioplanes caeruleus genomic region:
- a CDS encoding HAD family hydrolase → MVHGVPDAAESTAFPSRRQVDAVLFDFHGTLAQVEDPVSWVTAAAAACGAELDRGRATILADRLVTAGRAGGPVPRRVPIHLAEHWADRDLYEHSHRAAYTGLAATVADDVDGLPDALYDRLLDPAGWLPYADTEPTLRTLQDAGIKVGVVSNIGFDIRPHFAAWGLAGLVDAYALSYEIGRTKPDPAIFLRACGMLGADPERTLMVGDTPADAGAVQAGCAALVLPAAEPGRSNGLSATLALAGCAA, encoded by the coding sequence ATGGTGCACGGCGTGCCGGATGCCGCCGAATCGACCGCTTTCCCGTCGCGCCGCCAGGTCGACGCCGTGCTCTTCGACTTCCACGGCACGCTGGCCCAGGTCGAGGACCCGGTCTCCTGGGTGACGGCCGCCGCCGCGGCCTGCGGCGCCGAGCTCGACCGCGGCCGCGCGACGATCCTGGCCGACCGGCTGGTCACCGCCGGGCGCGCCGGCGGCCCGGTGCCGCGCCGGGTGCCGATCCACCTCGCGGAGCACTGGGCGGACCGTGACCTGTACGAACACAGCCACCGCGCCGCCTACACGGGCCTGGCCGCCACCGTGGCCGACGACGTGGACGGCCTGCCCGACGCCCTGTACGACCGGCTGCTCGACCCGGCGGGCTGGCTGCCGTACGCGGACACCGAGCCCACCCTGCGCACCCTGCAGGACGCGGGCATCAAGGTGGGTGTGGTGAGCAACATCGGCTTCGACATCCGGCCGCACTTCGCCGCGTGGGGGCTGGCCGGGCTCGTGGACGCGTACGCGCTCTCGTACGAGATCGGCCGCACCAAGCCGGACCCGGCGATCTTCCTGCGGGCCTGCGGCATGCTCGGCGCGGACCCGGAACGCACGCTGATGGTCGGCGACACCCCGGCCGACGCGGGCGCGGTGCAGGCCGGCTGCGCGGCCCTGGTCCTGCCGGCGGCGGAGCCGGGCCGCTCGAACGGCCTGAGCGCGACCCTCGCCCTGGCCGGCTGCGCAGCCTGA